In a genomic window of Hyphomonas sp.:
- a CDS encoding glycosyltransferase, with the protein MVAKFIQPLWRALPAPIRTGFWGWFHQASLARPPVSPPGIEPGDRVVIAGMFRSASGLGAWARSNYRILKQAGFDVVAVDVSEYLSVADLECDIPFSPFPADPTGTLILHVNGPETQYCLRMLGLRRGRRWRVIGAWAWELEIFPAGWEEAFPFLSEIWALSDFAAAAFRRHEAAPPVRVLPIAVAPDGAVRPQDRPSERPYTVLVMADALSTLERKNPVGAIRAFRLAFADRTDCRLILKVRNLDTAPEARASLLAEIGDAANIDLVQGSLSEAEQMSLISGADILMSLHRAEGFGLGPAEAMTLGVPVIATNWSGNLLFMDTNSAALVPYERVPVPEGCAHYDLVGAEWAEPDVEVAADWLRQLEAEPDLARSLAERAAQHINAICGIAAVQAGALRFLEHPGRADVQETS; encoded by the coding sequence ATGGTGGCCAAGTTCATCCAGCCGCTCTGGCGCGCCCTTCCTGCTCCGATCCGAACCGGTTTCTGGGGCTGGTTCCATCAGGCTTCGCTGGCCCGTCCCCCGGTCTCGCCGCCGGGCATCGAGCCTGGCGACCGGGTCGTGATCGCCGGCATGTTCCGCTCTGCCAGCGGCCTTGGTGCCTGGGCCCGGTCGAATTATCGCATTCTCAAGCAGGCCGGGTTTGACGTCGTTGCAGTGGATGTCAGCGAGTACCTGTCAGTTGCAGATCTTGAGTGCGACATTCCCTTCTCTCCGTTTCCGGCGGACCCGACCGGCACCCTGATCCTGCATGTGAACGGGCCGGAAACGCAATATTGCCTGCGCATGCTGGGCCTGCGCCGCGGCCGTCGGTGGCGGGTCATCGGCGCGTGGGCCTGGGAACTCGAAATCTTTCCCGCCGGATGGGAGGAGGCCTTTCCCTTCCTGTCCGAAATCTGGGCCCTGTCGGATTTCGCTGCGGCCGCCTTCCGTCGTCACGAGGCCGCGCCGCCGGTGCGTGTGTTACCCATCGCCGTTGCCCCGGACGGAGCGGTGCGTCCTCAAGACCGGCCAAGCGAACGCCCCTATACCGTGCTGGTCATGGCCGACGCCCTGTCGACTCTGGAGCGCAAAAACCCGGTTGGCGCAATCCGCGCGTTCCGCTTGGCGTTTGCCGACCGCACTGATTGCCGGCTCATCCTCAAGGTCCGGAATCTCGACACGGCGCCCGAAGCCCGTGCCAGTTTGCTGGCCGAAATCGGGGACGCAGCCAATATCGACCTGGTTCAGGGTTCCTTGTCCGAAGCAGAACAGATGTCGCTCATTTCCGGGGCCGATATCCTGATGTCATTGCACCGGGCAGAAGGGTTCGGACTGGGGCCGGCCGAAGCAATGACTCTCGGTGTCCCGGTAATTGCCACCAACTGGTCCGGCAATCTGCTGTTCATGGACACGAATTCCGCCGCGCTTGTTCCCTATGAGCGCGTGCCGGTGCCCGAAGGATGCGCGCACTATGATCTCGTCGGGGCTGAGTGGGCCGAGCCGGACGTCGAGGTGGCGGCGGACTGGCTGCGCCAGCTGGAGGCCGAGCCGGATCTGGCGCGCAGTCTTGCCGAACGGGCGGCGCAGCATATCAATGCCATCTGCGGAATTGCTGCGGTTCAGGCAGGGGCGCTCCGGTTCCTTGAACACCCCGGCCGGGCGGACGTTCAGGAAACTTCCTGA
- a CDS encoding ABC transporter permease — translation MSLAVYELGKGQRAAAIQDIADGFSRWRLWMALAIEDINRRFKRTYIGVLWTTLSFALFVGVKVLIFGRMAPTDDAFFTNYVALGFFAWMYISSSVADGSNVFVVSEGWIKGGRLPLTLFVCISITRSLILAFYNFLVVVALLAIYKVAPTWTALWSVVAFSLFILCSFAIHFILGTLCTRFRDVSHLIQAIMRVMFFLTPIFWLPEQIGPLWRYLQYNPFAHFVMAFRDPLLTGTVPVQSFQIVLAITAVLLVSSFTLLVFARRRIIFWL, via the coding sequence ATGTCGCTAGCCGTTTACGAATTGGGCAAGGGTCAGCGTGCGGCCGCGATCCAGGACATTGCCGACGGTTTTTCGAGGTGGCGCCTGTGGATGGCGCTGGCGATCGAGGACATCAACCGGCGGTTCAAGCGGACTTATATCGGCGTGTTGTGGACGACCTTGTCGTTCGCCCTGTTCGTGGGCGTCAAGGTGCTGATCTTCGGCCGGATGGCGCCGACGGATGATGCGTTTTTTACAAATTATGTTGCGCTGGGCTTCTTTGCCTGGATGTATATAAGCTCGTCCGTTGCGGACGGCAGCAATGTGTTTGTGGTGTCGGAAGGATGGATCAAGGGCGGGCGATTGCCGCTGACGCTGTTTGTCTGCATCAGCATCACGCGATCGCTGATCCTGGCCTTCTACAATTTTCTCGTCGTGGTGGCGCTGCTGGCGATCTACAAGGTGGCGCCAACCTGGACGGCGCTATGGTCCGTAGTCGCGTTTTCCCTGTTCATTTTGTGCTCATTTGCGATCCATTTCATTCTCGGCACCCTGTGCACGCGGTTTCGCGACGTGTCACATCTCATTCAGGCCATCATGCGGGTCATGTTCTTCCTGACCCCGATCTTCTGGCTTCCCGAGCAGATCGGCCCGCTGTGGAGATATCTCCAGTATAATCCCTTCGCGCACTTCGTGATGGCTTTCCGGGACCCGCTGCTGACGGGTACGGTGCCGGTGCAGAGTTTCCAGATCGTGCTGGCGATCACGGCGGTGCTTCTGGTGTCGTCCTTCACCCTTCTCGTTTTCGCCCGGCGGCGAATCATCTTCTGGCTCTGA
- a CDS encoding ABC transporter ATP-binding protein, whose translation MASILLQNVTLSYPILGSDRSKVMPEDRLSGAGSLIRDDSSRTRSVVALENISLDLKDGDRLGLIGRNGSGKSTLLRVIAGVFEPLEGYIRVEGHIAGLFSLGLGIQPEATGYKNILISGLMAGFRREEVLEKLPEIIDFCELGEYLDMPVRTYSNGMAMRLKFACATAFNADILLMDEWLGAGDPEFQDKAQKRLRKLVDEAGIMILASHNHSVIRRSCNKLAWLDRGQLRAFGTVEDVLEIYETAHLTPEEIAEREAAREEARRKRRVEASRARRREAKREEVREAKRDDARRQKRIEARREKRREEAREARREELRAQRRQAERVEQQGKPSGKGTKPRPAKQRTEANEDAPKRRKAGRKQLNPTSER comes from the coding sequence ATGGCTTCGATCCTGCTCCAGAATGTCACCCTGTCGTATCCGATCCTGGGATCGGATCGCTCCAAGGTCATGCCGGAAGATCGGCTGAGCGGCGCCGGCTCTCTGATCCGGGACGATTCCAGCCGCACGCGCAGTGTGGTGGCGCTGGAGAACATCTCGCTGGACCTGAAGGACGGCGACCGTCTGGGCCTGATTGGCCGCAACGGGTCAGGCAAATCGACCCTGCTGCGCGTGATCGCCGGCGTGTTCGAGCCGCTTGAAGGCTATATCCGCGTGGAAGGCCACATTGCGGGCCTGTTCTCGCTGGGCCTCGGCATCCAGCCGGAAGCGACCGGATACAAGAACATTCTCATCTCCGGCCTGATGGCAGGGTTCCGCCGCGAGGAAGTGCTCGAAAAGCTTCCGGAAATCATCGATTTCTGCGAACTGGGCGAATATCTGGACATGCCCGTGCGGACCTATTCGAACGGCATGGCGATGCGGCTGAAATTCGCCTGCGCAACGGCCTTCAATGCCGACATCCTGTTGATGGACGAATGGCTGGGCGCCGGAGACCCGGAGTTCCAGGACAAGGCCCAGAAACGCCTGCGCAAGCTGGTGGACGAGGCGGGCATCATGATCCTGGCCTCGCACAACCACTCGGTCATTCGCCGGTCCTGCAACAAGCTCGCCTGGCTGGACCGGGGCCAGCTGCGCGCCTTCGGCACGGTCGAGGACGTGCTGGAGATCTATGAAACCGCACATCTGACGCCAGAGGAAATTGCCGAGCGCGAGGCTGCACGCGAAGAGGCTCGCCGCAAGCGACGGGTCGAGGCCAGTCGTGCGCGGAGACGGGAAGCCAAGCGCGAAGAAGTCCGAGAAGCCAAACGGGACGACGCGCGCCGTCAAAAACGGATCGAAGCCAGACGTGAGAAACGGCGCGAGGAGGCCCGCGAGGCAAGGCGCGAGGAATTGCGCGCGCAGCGACGCCAAGCCGAGCGTGTGGAACAGCAAGGCAAACCGTCCGGCAAGGGCACAAAGCCCCGCCCCGCCAAACAGCGCACTGAGGCGAACGAGGACGCCCCCAAGCGCCGGAAAGCTGG